One window of the Caldibacillus debilis DSM 16016 genome contains the following:
- the hfq gene encoding RNA chaperone Hfq translates to MKQINIQDQYLNQLRKDNVPVTVFLLNGFQIRGTVKAFDNFTVLLESDGKQQLVYKHAISTFAPIRNIPIEFEQ, encoded by the coding sequence ATGAAGCAAATCAATATTCAGGACCAATACCTAAATCAGCTGCGCAAGGACAATGTACCCGTGACGGTTTTTTTGCTGAACGGTTTCCAAATCCGCGGGACGGTCAAAGCTTTCGACAACTTTACCGTGCTTTTGGAATCGGACGGCAAACAGCAATTGGTGTATAAACACGCCATTTCCACCTTTGCGCCGATTCGGAACATCCCGATCGAATTTGAACAATGA